In one window of Myxocyprinus asiaticus isolate MX2 ecotype Aquarium Trade chromosome 43, UBuf_Myxa_2, whole genome shotgun sequence DNA:
- the sparta gene encoding spartin a gives MESKEPAEIRIIRQHYGTAMQCLNKGVQNDEVGNKAQALVLYRLGKQHLLRGLEVNTQGERCVGRSWDMARQTQQRMNETLSSITARLLVLESTSTPGQRLYPTLPVLRDTQPSTNQISKGSGGVPALPASPTVGFTVPSELPPAYTPQPTDGHQSLSHGGNRSFKHTPNQIPQHQAFIPVSLREVGMEILFLPSGVQIFFVSAEGQVSAPSYPGYLRIIVCSNSENSASYAPAYLQVCDWIYPLYPDSPVLLSNRGVFTFPDTTAAVPGSYVGVVLSSEHPAADRTLFQEQLSVLAQLRVQVDEEPGGASGTDINLSEKVPIGPPTETSQTPGGEVKTVPVWSEKMSQSILAGTSWMGRGLVWGAEATGKAIQRGAIKLRENITPEETPAEVSPKVTKGLNAAKQATGGAVKASQFLVDGVAAVAEKVGKELAPHVKKHGGKLVPESLKKKKDGCSNMDGAKLVAGSSMQGLSTLWSSLEKAAKTIGRSVTSETVTTVKYKFKGLGNLLDSPSNV, from the exons ATGGAGTCAAAAGAGCCAGCTGAAATTCGCATCATTCGGCAACACTATGGGACAGCTATGCAGTGTTTGAACAAAGGGGTTCAGAATGATGAGGTGGGGAATAAAGCTCAAGCTCTCGTCCTCTACCGATTGGGCAAGCAGCATCTTCTCAGGGGGCTAGAGGTGAACACCCAGGGCGAGCGCTGCGTCGGGCGCAGCTGGGACATGGCACGACAGACGCAGCAGAGAATGAACGAGACTCTGAGCAGCATCACCGCCCGTCTACTGGTGCTGGAGTCCACATCGACCCCCGGTCAGCGCCTGTATCCGACACTGCCTGTCCTACGGGACACCCAGCCATCAACCAACCAGATCTCAAAAGGTTCAGGAGGGGTCCCTGCTCTTCCAGCTTCTCCTACGGTGGGTTTCACTGTACCCAGTGAGCTGCCACCAGCCTACACCCCTCAACCAACAGATGGGCATCAGTCACTGTCTCATGGAGGGAACAGGTCATTTAAGCACACTCCAAATCAGATACCCCAGCACCAGGCTTTTATCCCAGTCAGTCTTAGAGAGGTTGGCATGGAGATTTTGTTCTTGCCCAGTGGGGTACAGATTTTCTTTGTGTCTGCTGAGGGCCAGGTCAGTGCCCCCTCTTATCCAGGGTACCTGCGAATAATCGTATGCAGCAACTCTGAGAACAGTGCCAGCTATGCCCCTGCCTACCTACAG GTTTGTGATTGGATCTACCCATTATACCCAGACTCCCCTGTATTGCTCAGCAACAGAGGTGTCTTTACATTTCCTGATACTACAGCAGCAGTTCCAGGGTCCTACGTTGGGGTGGTTTTGTCGTCAGAGCATCCTGCAGCAGACAGAACACTTTTCCAGGAACAGCTGTCAGTGCTGGCACAACTCAGAGTCCAG gTAGATGAAGAACCTGGTGGGGCTTCAGGAACAGACATAAACCTGAGTGAGAAGGTTCCTATTGGTCCTCCTACAGAAACATCTCAAACACCTGGAGGGGAAGTTAAGACTGTTCCTGTGTGGAGCGAAAAAATGTCACAGAGCATTCTAGCAG GGACCTCCTGGATGGGTCGGGGGCTTGTGTGGGGAGCTGAAGCTACAGGTAAAGCCATCCAGAGAGGAGCAATCAAGCTTAGAGAAAACATCACTCCAGAGGAGACTCCAGCAGAGGTCAGCCCCAAGGTTACCAAGGGACTGAATGCAGCCAAACAAGCTACTGGGGGTGCTGTGAAAGCCAGCCAGTTTCTAG tggATGGCGTCGCTGCTGTTGCTGAAAAAGTCGGGAAGGAACTTGCTCCACATGTAAAAAAACACGGGGGCAAACTTGTCCCAGAgtccctcaagaaaaaaaaagatggatgCTCCAACATGGATGGAGCCAAGCTAGTTGCAGGGAGCAGCATGCAAG gtTTATCAACACTCTGGTCAAGTTTGGAGAAAGCAGCAAAGACTATTGGCAGAAGTGTAACTTCAGAGACTGTGACTACAGTGAAGTACAA aTTTAAGGGTCTAGGAAACCTCTTGGACTCCCCTAGCAACGTATAA